Proteins from a single region of Haloterrigena alkaliphila:
- a CDS encoding MgtC/SapB family protein: MNGISLQIADAPLDETVVRIALAGALGMFLGLEREWSQKSAGIRTFSLISLLGAVFTLLVFESEIGESLLVLGGLLVIVQGILLAVQGLMSDDDAGLSLTTSVSMLVAYGVGVLVAAGFIIEGVTVAVLSSLLLVLKRELHEFAWGLSHEEVRSSIEFAILAFVIYPVLPAEITVDIGDLAIPLEPQVIWLMVVAVAGIGIANYAIVSTYGGRGIAVTGFFGGLASSTAVVGTMLDHVNQRPDAASYAVAAILLANAAMAVRNLAIAIGFTMGGQRPLLLEAMIPLGAVILLAFAVAAWTADWGESGPIDLESPFSMKNALAFGAVFLVVLVFGSLAETWFGTLGFYATAVASGFVSSAGATTSAVVLYRGGQLEPAEATIAILLATVSSIVVKALLAATSSNDGFRNQVAAYSGLLLLAGALASILIVV, from the coding sequence GTGAACGGGATCTCGCTGCAAATCGCGGACGCGCCGCTGGACGAGACGGTCGTCCGGATCGCACTGGCGGGCGCGCTCGGAATGTTTCTGGGGTTGGAGCGCGAGTGGTCCCAGAAGTCCGCCGGGATCCGGACGTTCTCGCTGATCAGTCTCCTCGGGGCGGTCTTCACGCTGCTCGTCTTCGAGAGCGAGATCGGCGAGAGCCTGCTGGTACTCGGCGGACTCCTCGTGATCGTCCAGGGGATCCTACTGGCCGTCCAGGGCCTGATGAGCGACGACGACGCCGGCCTCTCCCTGACCACGTCGGTCTCGATGCTCGTCGCGTACGGCGTCGGCGTGCTGGTGGCCGCCGGCTTCATCATCGAGGGCGTCACCGTCGCCGTCCTCTCCTCGCTCCTGCTGGTCCTCAAGCGGGAACTCCACGAGTTCGCGTGGGGGCTCTCCCACGAAGAGGTCCGCTCGTCGATCGAGTTCGCGATTCTGGCGTTCGTCATCTACCCGGTGTTACCCGCCGAGATCACCGTCGACATCGGCGACCTCGCGATCCCCCTCGAGCCGCAGGTGATCTGGCTGATGGTCGTCGCGGTCGCGGGGATCGGGATCGCCAACTACGCGATCGTCTCGACGTACGGCGGCCGCGGGATCGCCGTGACCGGCTTCTTCGGCGGCCTCGCGTCTTCGACTGCCGTCGTCGGGACGATGCTCGATCACGTCAACCAGCGCCCCGACGCGGCCTCCTACGCCGTCGCCGCGATCCTCCTCGCCAACGCGGCGATGGCCGTGCGCAACCTCGCGATCGCGATCGGGTTCACCATGGGCGGCCAACGGCCGCTCCTCCTCGAGGCGATGATCCCGCTGGGCGCGGTCATTCTGTTGGCGTTCGCCGTCGCCGCCTGGACCGCCGACTGGGGCGAGTCCGGCCCGATCGACCTCGAGAGCCCGTTCTCGATGAAAAACGCCCTCGCCTTCGGCGCCGTTTTCCTCGTCGTCCTCGTCTTCGGGTCGCTCGCGGAGACGTGGTTCGGCACGCTCGGCTTCTACGCGACCGCCGTCGCGAGCGGCTTCGTCTCGAGCGCCGGCGCGACGACGTCGGCAGTCGTCCTCTACCGGGGCGGCCAACTGGAGCCCGCGGAGGCCACGATCGCCATCCTGCTCGCGACGGTCTCGAGCATCGTCGTCAAGGCGCTGCTCGCGGCGACGTCCTCGAACGACGGCTTCCGGAATCAGGTCGCAGCCTACAGCGGCCTGTTACTGCTCGCAGGCGCGCTCGCGTCGATACTGATCGTCGTCTAG
- a CDS encoding DEAD/DEAH box helicase, with translation MSSERESERHDSESADVPVTGDELVDTFPGYRDADDVTVLERPGREAATVPNERVLRPELADPLEHDLYSHQAEALEALERDENVCVATSTSSGKTRIYALQIARNYLEARARNDDATAYVCYPTKALSRDQERELNDLFDQLGLEITVRVYDGDTERGSNRKRIREEADVIISNFAGVNTYLHDHDRWARFFSACDLVVVDESHTYTGVHGMHVAWIVRRLKRVLGYYDADPQFVLTSATIGNPGEHSSALIDESVTVVDEDGSPTGPRDLVLWNLPPQARENADDERDEWSETNGDGGETGDDPEDAIVERVPATVEAPRLLSHLTYNDAQTLLFTPSRKLAELSIKRASKHRHDNRRYYTNPDRGSAIEPYHAGHSRKKRHGTEHQLKTGVLDGVASTNALELGINIGEMDATVQLGYPGQRQSFWQQIGRAGRGTKRALSVLVAEHRTLDQYVISNPDYLLENDVEDAVVDVDNDAVFAQHLRCAADELAVDDSDVGTLADRERLERAIEMWRRAGQLTGTLETGVSYVGPPRPQQSISLYATTGQEYEVALADGVDERHDPGMEPLARERVLRDFHEGAVRLHQGQQYEVTTVDHDAPRPSVTVRPTNVDYYTRTRTDVTVLDAVSEESREIGDFTLHFGRGRVLVYHGTYDKVAVHGGKRKEQGIPTENPPLEMDTQLCWLEVPQRVERALIEKYRDFEVPELEDVLAGTAHLGYAGGLHAAEHATIGVAPLELMVDKRDLGGLATLTIDSHLDQETDADGRNEMGPGAGPGSTGDDGAPRNIAAAEATVREIAQGLERTPASGWFIYDGIEGGLGFARAIYENYEAVAERARDLIADCDCGNVDGCPACVMDEQCGNDNQPLHRDAAVDVLDQLLGNAGEEALETHLPDEEYGGDRRPPLFYA, from the coding sequence ATGAGTAGCGAACGCGAATCCGAACGGCACGACTCCGAGTCCGCGGACGTCCCCGTCACCGGCGACGAACTGGTCGACACCTTCCCCGGCTACCGCGACGCGGACGACGTCACCGTCCTCGAGCGCCCCGGCCGCGAGGCGGCGACGGTTCCGAACGAGCGCGTCTTGCGGCCCGAGCTCGCCGACCCGCTCGAGCACGACCTCTACTCCCACCAGGCCGAGGCCCTCGAGGCGCTCGAACGCGACGAAAACGTCTGCGTGGCGACGAGCACCTCCTCGGGGAAGACCCGGATCTACGCGCTTCAGATCGCCCGGAACTACCTCGAGGCCCGCGCCCGGAACGACGACGCCACCGCCTACGTCTGCTACCCGACGAAGGCGCTCTCGCGGGATCAGGAGCGGGAGTTGAACGACCTCTTCGATCAGTTGGGACTCGAAATCACGGTCCGGGTCTACGACGGCGATACCGAGCGCGGGAGCAATCGCAAACGGATCCGCGAGGAGGCCGACGTCATCATCTCGAACTTCGCGGGCGTGAACACCTACCTGCACGACCACGACCGCTGGGCGCGGTTCTTCTCGGCCTGCGACCTCGTGGTGGTCGACGAATCGCACACCTACACCGGCGTCCACGGGATGCACGTCGCCTGGATCGTCCGCCGGCTGAAGCGCGTCCTCGGCTACTACGACGCCGACCCGCAGTTCGTCCTGACGAGCGCGACGATCGGGAACCCCGGCGAGCACTCGTCGGCGCTGATCGACGAATCGGTGACCGTCGTCGACGAAGACGGCTCTCCGACGGGGCCGCGGGACCTCGTGCTCTGGAATCTGCCGCCACAAGCGCGGGAAAACGCGGACGATGAGCGCGACGAGTGGAGCGAAACGAACGGCGATGGAGGCGAGACCGGAGACGACCCGGAAGACGCCATCGTCGAACGGGTCCCCGCCACCGTCGAGGCCCCGCGACTCCTCTCGCACCTGACCTACAACGACGCCCAGACGCTCCTCTTTACCCCCTCGAGGAAGCTCGCCGAACTCTCGATCAAGCGGGCGTCGAAACACCGCCACGACAACCGCCGCTACTACACGAACCCGGATCGCGGCAGCGCGATCGAACCCTACCACGCGGGCCACTCGCGGAAGAAGCGCCACGGGACCGAACACCAGTTGAAGACCGGCGTGTTAGACGGCGTCGCCTCGACCAACGCCCTCGAGCTGGGGATCAACATCGGCGAGATGGACGCGACGGTACAACTCGGCTATCCCGGCCAGCGCCAGTCGTTCTGGCAGCAGATCGGCCGCGCGGGTCGCGGGACCAAGCGCGCGCTCTCGGTGCTGGTCGCCGAACACCGCACCCTCGACCAGTACGTGATCTCGAATCCGGACTACCTGCTCGAGAACGACGTCGAGGACGCGGTCGTCGACGTGGACAACGACGCGGTCTTCGCCCAGCACCTGCGCTGTGCGGCCGACGAACTCGCCGTCGACGACTCGGACGTCGGGACGCTCGCCGACCGCGAGCGCCTCGAGCGGGCGATCGAGATGTGGCGCCGCGCGGGCCAGTTGACGGGCACGCTCGAGACGGGCGTCTCGTACGTGGGGCCGCCGCGACCGCAGCAGTCGATCTCGCTGTACGCGACGACGGGGCAGGAGTACGAGGTGGCACTCGCCGACGGCGTCGACGAGCGTCACGACCCGGGCATGGAGCCGCTGGCGAGGGAACGGGTCTTGCGGGACTTCCACGAGGGTGCGGTGCGGCTGCACCAGGGCCAGCAGTACGAGGTGACGACCGTCGACCACGACGCGCCCCGTCCCTCCGTGACGGTCCGGCCGACGAACGTCGATTACTACACGCGGACGCGAACAGACGTGACGGTGCTGGACGCCGTCTCGGAAGAATCGCGGGAGATCGGCGACTTCACGCTGCACTTCGGCCGCGGCCGGGTGCTCGTCTACCACGGCACCTACGACAAGGTCGCGGTCCACGGCGGGAAGCGCAAGGAGCAGGGCATCCCCACCGAGAACCCGCCGCTCGAGATGGACACTCAACTGTGCTGGCTCGAGGTGCCCCAGCGCGTCGAGCGGGCGCTGATCGAGAAGTACCGCGACTTCGAGGTGCCCGAACTCGAGGACGTCCTCGCGGGGACGGCCCACCTCGGCTACGCGGGCGGGCTCCACGCCGCCGAGCACGCGACCATCGGCGTCGCGCCGCTCGAGTTGATGGTCGACAAGCGGGATCTGGGCGGGCTGGCGACGCTGACGATCGACTCGCACCTCGATCAGGAGACGGATGCGGACGGGAGGAACGAAATGGGCCCAGGAGCGGGTCCCGGTAGCACGGGCGACGACGGTGCGCCGCGAAATATCGCCGCGGCCGAGGCCACAGTGCGAGAGATCGCACAGGGGCTCGAGCGCACCCCCGCGAGCGGCTGGTTCATCTACGACGGGATCGAGGGCGGACTGGGCTTCGCGCGGGCGATCTACGAGAACTACGAGGCCGTCGCCGAGCGCGCTCGAGACCTCATCGCCGACTGCGACTGCGGGAACGTCGACGGCTGTCCCGCCTGCGTGATGGACGAGCAGTGCGGGAACGACAACCAGCCGTTACACCGCGACGCGGCCGTGGACGTGCTCGATCAGTTGCTGGGGAACGCGGGCGAGGAGGCGCTCGAGACCCACCTTCCCGACGAGGAGTACGGTGGCGACCGGCGACCGCCGCTGTTCTACGCGTGA
- the purD gene encoding phosphoribosylamine--glycine ligase: MRENVLLIGGGGREHAIARALEDSEADLYACAGNRNPGIARIAADFETLETTNPKAVAEYAQEIDATIAVVGPEAPLEAGVADELEAAGVYPFGPKAEDARIETDKAFQRRFMEEHDIPGCPDFETFDDMEVACDYIDEYDGDLAIKPAGLTGGKGVKVIGDQVTAEEGKEYIRASEYDRIVLEERLIGEEFTIQAFVANGEFRTAPAVQDHKRAYEGDEGPNTGGMGSYSDATDELPFMTGPEYDEAVEIIEATVDALADYRGILYGQFMLTSEGPRVVEFNARFGDPEAMNTLPILETDFLDVLVTARDGEPVPELEFAEQATVCKYAVPEGYPTNPEAGAKVQVDEESAGDALLYYASVDERDDGIYTTTSRAFALVGVADSIEEAEKIAEDALAVAGDEGLHVRHDIGKPDLVKQRIDHMDELRGE, from the coding sequence ATGCGAGAGAACGTGCTCCTGATCGGCGGCGGTGGCCGCGAACACGCCATCGCTCGCGCGCTCGAGGACAGCGAGGCCGACCTGTACGCCTGCGCGGGGAACCGAAACCCCGGAATCGCTCGGATCGCGGCCGACTTCGAGACGCTCGAGACGACGAACCCGAAGGCCGTCGCCGAGTACGCCCAGGAGATCGACGCCACGATCGCCGTCGTCGGCCCCGAGGCGCCCCTCGAGGCCGGCGTCGCGGACGAACTCGAGGCCGCGGGAGTCTACCCCTTCGGACCGAAGGCCGAGGACGCCCGGATCGAGACGGACAAGGCGTTCCAGCGGCGGTTCATGGAGGAACACGACATCCCTGGCTGTCCGGACTTCGAGACGTTCGACGACATGGAAGTCGCCTGCGACTACATCGACGAGTACGACGGCGATCTGGCGATCAAGCCCGCCGGACTGACCGGCGGCAAGGGCGTCAAGGTCATCGGCGATCAGGTCACCGCTGAAGAAGGCAAGGAATACATCCGCGCTTCCGAGTACGACCGAATCGTCCTCGAGGAACGCCTGATCGGCGAGGAGTTCACGATCCAGGCGTTCGTCGCCAACGGCGAGTTCCGCACGGCGCCCGCGGTGCAGGATCACAAGCGGGCCTACGAGGGCGACGAAGGGCCGAACACCGGCGGCATGGGCAGTTACTCCGACGCAACGGACGAACTGCCCTTCATGACCGGGCCGGAGTACGACGAGGCCGTCGAGATCATCGAAGCCACCGTCGACGCCCTCGCGGACTACCGGGGTATTCTCTACGGCCAGTTCATGCTCACCAGCGAGGGCCCCAGGGTCGTCGAGTTCAATGCCCGCTTCGGCGACCCCGAGGCGATGAACACGCTGCCCATCCTCGAGACGGACTTCCTCGACGTGCTCGTGACCGCGCGCGACGGCGAACCGGTACCGGAGCTCGAGTTTGCAGAACAAGCGACCGTCTGCAAGTACGCGGTGCCCGAGGGCTACCCGACGAACCCCGAGGCCGGCGCGAAGGTGCAAGTAGACGAAGAGAGCGCCGGCGATGCCCTGCTGTACTACGCCAGCGTCGACGAGCGAGACGACGGCATCTACACGACCACGTCGCGCGCGTTCGCCCTCGTGGGCGTCGCCGACTCGATCGAAGAGGCCGAGAAAATCGCGGAAGACGCCCTCGCGGTCGCCGGCGACGAGGGGCTGCACGTGCGCCACGACATCGGGAAACCCGATCTCGTCAAGCAGCGTATCGATCACATGGACGAGCTCCGCGGGGAGTAA
- a CDS encoding TrmB family transcriptional regulator, whose product MVDFDDDRAEAEALDRLQELGLTQYEAQTLINLLRLGTGTTKDITRINGVPRTRVYEATDRLHELGFIDIQHTTPRKFTVISKETIIRTLNAKREGTITELSECLEEIGAAQPQREQFGVWTVSGREAVSSRIDEFIAEADEQIVYMTVDELLTDGHLDGLEAAADRGVEIYLAGISDDVQDQIRETVPSVELFDTLWEWDETPAGSLLITDEETALVSALVDESTAGSDFEETAIWGSGERNSLVVVLRAIFTWRLDGDSAT is encoded by the coding sequence ATGGTGGATTTTGACGACGACCGGGCCGAAGCCGAAGCGCTCGACCGGTTGCAGGAACTCGGATTGACCCAGTACGAAGCGCAGACGTTGATCAACCTCCTCCGACTCGGAACGGGAACCACCAAGGATATCACCCGTATCAACGGCGTTCCCCGTACTCGCGTGTACGAAGCGACCGATCGACTCCACGAACTGGGGTTCATCGATATCCAGCACACGACGCCGCGGAAATTCACGGTGATCTCGAAGGAGACGATCATCAGGACGCTCAACGCCAAACGTGAGGGTACCATTACCGAACTCTCGGAATGTCTGGAGGAGATCGGAGCAGCCCAGCCACAGCGCGAACAGTTCGGCGTCTGGACGGTCTCCGGACGAGAGGCGGTGTCCTCGCGTATCGACGAGTTCATCGCCGAGGCAGACGAGCAGATCGTCTACATGACCGTCGACGAGTTGCTCACCGACGGCCACCTCGACGGACTCGAGGCCGCCGCAGATCGCGGGGTCGAGATCTATCTAGCGGGGATTTCCGACGACGTGCAGGACCAGATTCGGGAGACGGTGCCGTCGGTCGAACTGTTCGACACGCTCTGGGAGTGGGACGAAACGCCCGCCGGTAGCTTGCTGATCACCGACGAGGAGACGGCACTCGTCAGCGCGCTCGTGGACGAGTCGACGGCGGGAAGCGATTTCGAGGAGACGGCGATCTGGGGGAGTGGCGAACGAAACAGCCTCGTCGTCGTCCTTCGAGCGATCTTCACGTGGCGACTCGACGGCGATTCGGCGACGTGA
- a CDS encoding PadR family transcriptional regulator, which produces MYDLTGFQRDLLYVIAGEEEPHGLAIKEELEQYYEKEIHHGRLYPNLDTLVDKGLVEKGRRDRRTNFYTLTRRGRRELEARRDWEEQYVEL; this is translated from the coding sequence ATGTACGACTTGACAGGATTCCAGCGGGACTTGCTCTACGTCATCGCTGGCGAGGAGGAGCCTCACGGATTGGCGATCAAAGAGGAACTCGAGCAGTACTACGAGAAGGAGATCCATCACGGGCGACTCTACCCAAATCTCGATACCCTCGTCGATAAGGGCCTCGTCGAAAAGGGCCGCCGCGACCGACGGACCAACTTCTACACCCTCACCCGGCGCGGCCGCCGCGAACTCGAGGCCCGACGGGACTGGGAAGAACAGTACGTCGAACTGTAG
- a CDS encoding aminotransferase class III-fold pyridoxal phosphate-dependent enzyme — MDRDTVEPQVETIPGERAAAWADYHHAYAAPSTYVYEFVWDATAEAVGPFCTDVDGNVLLDFTSHVAAAPLGYNNPAIREKLREFDLVDPLKIAGQDFYVSGGGPPDDPEFPGPTQLMDRLVAMADQYDMDRVFLSNSGAEAVENAIKICYAAGGHRAFTFDGAFHGRTLGALSLNRSKAVHRRGYPEIPGVVSVPYPSSDEAYERRWLTDGPGGNVVADQLHPERGVIDPDEVAFLILEPVQGEGGYRVAHPEFARDLEALRDRYGLRIVADEIQSGLGRTGELWAVDHLDLTPDVITAGKGLRVGATISRSDVFPAEKGRLSSTWGAGDLIAAMGGVLTIDVIHEENLLANVRKRGRQLRERLEDAVADGEAPGAVDVRGRGLMLAVEFDAKARREAVIEAAFERGLLTLGCGHETLRLLPPLDVTEREIDLGADLLLEAMAAVAPEFE; from the coding sequence ATGGACCGCGATACGGTCGAACCGCAGGTCGAGACGATCCCCGGCGAACGCGCCGCGGCGTGGGCCGACTACCACCACGCGTACGCCGCCCCGAGCACGTACGTCTACGAGTTCGTCTGGGACGCGACCGCCGAGGCCGTCGGCCCGTTCTGTACGGACGTCGACGGCAACGTCCTGCTGGACTTCACGAGCCACGTCGCCGCGGCGCCGCTGGGGTACAACAACCCCGCGATCCGCGAGAAACTCCGCGAGTTCGACCTCGTCGACCCGCTGAAGATCGCCGGCCAGGACTTCTACGTCAGCGGCGGCGGTCCGCCCGACGACCCCGAGTTCCCCGGTCCGACGCAGTTGATGGACCGACTGGTCGCGATGGCGGACCAGTACGACATGGATCGGGTCTTCCTCTCGAACTCCGGCGCCGAGGCCGTCGAGAACGCCATCAAAATCTGCTACGCCGCGGGCGGCCACCGGGCGTTCACCTTCGACGGCGCCTTCCACGGCCGCACGCTGGGCGCGCTCTCCCTCAATCGGTCGAAGGCGGTCCACCGGCGGGGCTATCCCGAGATTCCGGGCGTCGTCAGCGTCCCCTACCCCTCGAGCGACGAGGCCTACGAGCGTCGCTGGCTCACCGACGGCCCCGGCGGCAACGTCGTCGCGGACCAACTCCACCCCGAACGCGGCGTGATCGACCCCGACGAGGTCGCCTTCCTGATCCTCGAGCCGGTCCAGGGCGAGGGCGGCTACCGGGTCGCCCACCCCGAGTTCGCCCGCGACCTCGAGGCGCTGCGGGACCGGTACGGCCTTCGGATCGTCGCCGACGAGATCCAGTCGGGACTGGGGCGGACGGGCGAACTGTGGGCCGTCGACCACCTCGACCTCACGCCGGACGTCATCACGGCCGGGAAGGGGCTGCGCGTCGGCGCGACGATCTCCCGATCCGACGTCTTCCCCGCCGAGAAGGGGCGGCTCTCCTCGACGTGGGGCGCCGGCGACCTGATCGCCGCCATGGGTGGCGTGCTGACGATCGACGTCATCCACGAGGAGAACCTGCTCGCGAACGTTCGAAAGCGCGGGCGACAGTTACGCGAGCGACTCGAGGACGCCGTCGCGGACGGCGAGGCGCCCGGCGCCGTCGACGTCCGCGGCCGCGGACTCATGCTCGCCGTCGAGTTCGACGCCAAAGCGCGCCGCGAGGCCGTCATCGAGGCCGCGTTCGAGCGCGGACTGCTCACCCTCGGCTGCGGGCACGAGACGCTGCGGCTCCTGCCCCCGCTGGACGTCACCGAGCGCGAGATCGATCTGGGGGCGGACCTGCTCCTCGAGGCGATGGCGGCCGTCGCACCGGAGTTCGAGTGA